In Mycteria americana isolate JAX WOST 10 ecotype Jacksonville Zoo and Gardens chromosome 4, USCA_MyAme_1.0, whole genome shotgun sequence, the genomic stretch GCCGAGCCGTCGGCTCCCGCGGGTGAGGAGCCGTGCCCGCGCGGCTCCCGCGCAccgagggggccggggctgcaccCCCTGCCGGTGCTGGGCCCGGGGAGCAGTTGCCACCGACACCGAGTCACCCTCGCCGGGCACCTCGACGCCCCGGCCCACACCAGGTCCCCCTTTGCCCCCTCCCGGGCAGGTCTCCGGCGCGCAGGCCTCTTGCCGGCGTGGAAGGCAGgacccccccgcggcggccgAGGCCGGAGCTCTCCCCACGCGGCCCCTGTGTCCCGGCCAGGTCCCCGCCGCCAGCGCCGTCCTGCCCGTGCCAGGGCCGTCCTGCCCGGAGCTGCTGCCGGACGAGGCGGCCAccgctccccgtccccctgtTGGAAACCCCCCCCGTGCCCGGCCCCCGCTGCctcggccggccccgctccgcccgggggcaccggggccggcAGAGGAGGGACGGCGTCCGCTGCGGTCATCCCACAGGGACGCGGAGGGGAGCGGCACGGCGGGGGTCGGCGGCCAcaggccgccgctgccgcctccctccCGCAGCAGCCCGGCCGGGATCCGGCCAGGGAGGCCCCCGCGCAGCGCGGGGGCGAAGCAAGAGGGGTCTGGCAccgccccgggggtccccaggctGGGCCCCGGCAGCCGGCCCGAGCGCTGGATCAGGCCCCAGGTGGAGGTGCTGGACCCGGGCGCGGAGGCCAAGCCGCCGGCGCGTCCCCAGGGTGCCCGCTGGCGCGGCCGGGGGCCCGAGCCGGGCAGCGCgcggctgccccgggggctggtcgccgcgggggggggacagCTCCGGCCGCCCACCCCGGGGtcgctgcagccccccagccccctgccccggccgctcGGCTCCTTGCTGGACCGCGCTCGGCTGGCCCCCGGCGTGACCGTCAGACGGGGCGGCGGCGTGAAGCACAGGCTCTGCGTCCCTGCGcacggcgaggaggaggaggaggaggaggaggaggaggaggaggaggaggagacggcgGAGGCCAAGCGGGACCTGAGACCCATCCGCCCTGCCGTGCCCTTCCTGGCCGCtgcggccgggcagggcacgggcGATGGCGAGCGTTGAAGGCCGCAgacccccgctcccccccgcgcccccggcagCAGACCCGCCTGCCCGGCCCCCGATCCCGGCGCTCATCTGCTGGGAAACCGGCTCCAGCAGCTCCGGGGCCGGGTGCCCGGCGGGTGCTGCCCTCGCCCGCAGCTCAGCGCGGCGGCTGGGCGCTCGAGCTCGGGGagagacccccccacccccgtcccAGGCCGGCTCCTCGCCCGCTGCTTTCGGCACGTTTCCACCCGCCCCCGCGTCCCCGCGAGTTACCGCCGCGAGCGCCAGgtccggcgcggggcggggcacCGACGCGGTGCCGCGGGGCAGCACGGGCCCTCCCGGCTGTCGGTGAGGCCGGGAGCTCGGTGTCTTTTGCAagctctgctgaagaaaacagaaataaaacaaagaggtTTCTGTCGCTCGGCTCTCGTCCCCTGCCGCAGGCCAGCCCTGCGCCTGTCGCGCCGCGAGCTCCTGCACCGGAGCAGGGGCCGGGAGCGCAGCCCGCAGCGGCCAACGGAGCCGCCGGCCCTCCGGCACACATCGCACAGCAACCTGCCGTCCGCTTCGCAGCTCGTAGCCGCACGCAGCCCGTACCCTCCAGCTGATTTGCCACCGAACGAGAAATGAGAGGGATTTAACGGGGTGAAGCGTCTGTCTGGCTTCACCGCCTGAGCTCTCCCTGGGGTTTGCCACCCACCACCCCGTGTGCCCCCCCGGGCTGCGGCGCTGGCCCAGGTCCCCGCCCTCGGAGGCTCGGCCGCCTCCGAGCCGCTCTGCCTGTGCACCCCGGTGCGGCCGCTGCCTCCGGCTGCGGCCCCGGCCCGTGGccccggctctgctccctgcacccGAAgccgccggggctggcggggccgagccgccgcAGGGCTGTTCGCCAGCTCCACCGGCGCTCTGGCTGTTTTCTGTAAAGAACCCGGTTTTGGCTGCCATGGCGTGGGGCGATGCTCAGGGACGGCTGAGCTCATCCGGGGCGGGAGCTCAGTGCCGGGGAAACGCTGGAGGCTTTCGAGGCCGGGCGGCCGGGGAACGGCAGCAGCTTGGAATCACGGGGTCGTTTAGCTTGGAAAAGGCTGTTGAGATCACCAAGCGCGACCGCGGCTTGGGGCCAGCGACGCTCGCCCAGTGCCGGAGGCTCAGAGGCCGCGGGAGCCCCGGGAAAGCTGGACCCCCCGTTCCCGGGGGAAGCATCCGTTGAGCTGCTAAACCCCCCCGACGGGGCCGGCTGGAAGGGCCGTGCCTGCGTCCCCAGGCTGCCGGCCTGCTCGGGAGGACGGGGACCTCGAGCCGGGGCTGCGCCGGCGGGACGTGGTGGGCAGGGTCGGCCCGGACGCCCACCCCGCCGTGAGGCCGCCCCCGGGCTGCAGCCTCCTCCGTCCCCAGCGCTCTGGGTGCAGCGCGGCACAGCGGGGTCCCTCGCTGGGGCTGCCCCCCGTCCCGGGGAGCCCCTCCGGCAGGTCCCCgctcccgcggggctgcggccgcggccctGGCTCGTGGCCGAGCGTCCCCGCGGGGCAGGACGGGGACCGTGGGGCATCGCCCCTCCTGcagcggctgccccggggccggcggggggggtccctggccgGCGCGGGTGAGCAGCACAAGGGACGCGTGGCTCAGcctcctgcccgcgctgccccTCCTGAGGTACGAGCCCGGCCCGCCGCTCTCCTGCCTCCGTCCCTCCTCGGCTCCCGGAGGGAGCGGGAAGGGACCGCGCTGCgccggggctgccaggctgggcgAAGGTCCTCGGCCGACCTCTGGCCCCAGCCGGACTCTGTCCCCCGGCCACACCCCAGTGCCCCACACAGCCCCTGCACCCCGGCCGGACCCCGCACCCCGGCCATGGAGCTGCTGAGCGCCTGCAGCCACCCGTGCTGGCCCCTGCTCGcgctgctcctggggctgctcctctgggccGGGAGGAGGCGTGCCTGGGACCCCCGCAAGTGCCCCACCGACCTGACCGGCAAGACGGTGATCGTCACCGGAGCCAACAGCGGTGAGCGGGGACTGGTGGCAGGGGAGCACGCGGGCTGCGGGGGtcgggatggggctgggggggtgcaggaCCCTTGGCTGCAGGGCCGGGGAGGTGCAGGACGCGGGGGCAGGGCTGCGGGTCCTGCCCGGCCACCGGTCCCAGCCAGCCACCCTCCGTTCGTGCCGGAGCCAGGGGAGGcggccgctccccgctccccagggatggagaaggggcCGGCGCACACGCACGGGCGACGGCGTGACGGCACGGTGCCGTGGGGTGACCCACAGGGACACGGGcccctcctctccagctgccgAACCACAGCCCCTGCTTCGGCGCTGCGAGCGGCCGCAGGAGCGGCCGGCGGCCGGTTCCTGGGCGTGCACGACGCGCTCCCGGCACCCTGCGCCCACGGTACGCTCACGCCGGGTGCCCTCAGACGTCTCCTGCACCACGCTGACCGCCGGCCTCTGCGCCGCACGCTCGGGAGCCGGTGCCCGGCGAGCCGCCCCGGCTGGCCGGCATCCTCTGCCCCGCTGGgctctgggcagcccctgcccagcccctcggCCGGACTCTGCCCCAGCGGGGTTAACGACCGGCAGCCAAGGCCACCGGGCTGCCGGCCGCCCTGGGCACCACGCGgcgccggagccggagccgcacGCCAGGGACGGGGTCGCTGCTCCCGCCTGCGTCCTGTTGCGAAGGACGGGGTCAGGGCCGGCACagccggggcagcgggacccgcggggccggggtgccGCGGGGTCCGTGCGTCGGGGTTGGGGCGTCCCCTCGCACGCAGGGCACTGGGGTGTCCCTCCGCGTGCCCGGGGACGGGATGGCCCCACGTCTGCCGGGtgcccccgccccggtgcccgtCATTGCCCGCCGTGCGGGGGCACCGATGCAGAGCGGTGCTGGCACGGCGCAGCCGGGTGGGTTcggtggccgtggccgtggcagCCGTCCTGCCTGCGTGGCCTGGGTTGAGCCACCGACCGAGCTGCAGTGAGCCGCCACCACCAGCTCCTTCCCGCACCCCGCGGTGGCCATCCTgcctcgtccccgtccccgtccccgtccccgcacacggagcggggagcccggccccggggttcctgccccactgccccccgccggcacccccagctccagcgCTGGGGCCCCCTGCGTTCGGCGCCGGGctccaggcagcagctgagctgcccGGGACGGTGTCCCCCTCCGTTGTCCTGcgctgctcccggggctgcccggaCCCTGGGGCCGGGGACAcggacccccggggaccccccgccgcTGGGACCCGG encodes the following:
- the C4H2orf81 gene encoding uncharacterized protein C2orf81 homolog isoform X1, with amino-acid sequence MGEKTTPRERAAASKSRGEKSRPPTVAAARADVVPGRLPEAEWLSLLAAERGDGDAGDVLAELLARVMDECSKADAARQRVPFAVGQARDALLRVAQWRFLARDEGETDPAGDGAWQEDEEPEPRAGDSWARGSVPVLRVRPSPCPGDGEVSGAQASCRRGRQDPPAAAEAGALPTRPLCPGQVPAASAVLPVPGPSCPELLPDEAATAPRPPVGNPPRARPPLPRPAPLRPGAPGPAEEGRRPLRSSHRDAEGSGTAGVGGHRPPLPPPSRSSPAGIRPGRPPRSAGAKQEGSGTAPGVPRLGPGSRPERWIRPQVEVLDPGAEAKPPARPQGARWRGRGPEPGSARLPRGLVAAGGGQLRPPTPGSLQPPSPLPRPLGSLLDRARLAPGVTVRRGGGVKHRLCVPAHGEEEEEEEEEEEEEEETAEAKRDLRPIRPAVPFLAAAAGQGTGDGER
- the C4H2orf81 gene encoding uncharacterized protein C2orf81 homolog isoform X2, whose amino-acid sequence is MGEKTTPRERAAASKSRGEKSRPPTVAAARADVVPGRLPEAEWLSLLAAERGDGDAGDVLAELLARVMDECSKADAARQVSGAQASCRRGRQDPPAAAEAGALPTRPLCPGQVPAASAVLPVPGPSCPELLPDEAATAPRPPVGNPPRARPPLPRPAPLRPGAPGPAEEGRRPLRSSHRDAEGSGTAGVGGHRPPLPPPSRSSPAGIRPGRPPRSAGAKQEGSGTAPGVPRLGPGSRPERWIRPQVEVLDPGAEAKPPARPQGARWRGRGPEPGSARLPRGLVAAGGGQLRPPTPGSLQPPSPLPRPLGSLLDRARLAPGVTVRRGGGVKHRLCVPAHGEEEEEEEEEEEEEEETAEAKRDLRPIRPAVPFLAAAAGQGTGDGER